The Chiloscyllium punctatum isolate Juve2018m chromosome 30, sChiPun1.3, whole genome shotgun sequence genome includes a region encoding these proteins:
- the LOC140455024 gene encoding muscarinic acetylcholine receptor M2-like gives MSHSTETNEFITNLTNVFDTQRGFPYETVELIIVVVMTGSINLMTIIGNIFVIISIKTNRHLQTINNYFIFSLACADLILGVFTMNAFTIYTAFGYWPMGPVFCDLWLVVDYVVNTASGINLLLISFDRYFCITKPLSYPIRRTPKIAGIMIATAWVVSFILWAPAIVFWQIIVGERTIPEGECYPQLFSNPAITLVIIIAVFYLPVTIMVTLYVRISFASKSRMKWAKIESKARKGFGSPSLCENNVVKPSTKNASSVPIDLFHAQSQNVKLTVGMAIEKCEQGRMKEVFTETNSPDFARPNPKEVVIQANAPFSSTQNQILLDPIELASMKIPNRSQLKGCIGTTVGVTINQRNIVMDSQKFRPDDKIGKVTKIHTNKKEVVNREKTVTRTILAIILAFIITWTPYFVMVIITTFCPTCITHTIWNIGNWIIYINSTINPACYALCNATFKRTFKHLLFCQYKSIGTIR, from the coding sequence ATGTCACACTCAACGGAGACAAACGAATTTATCACGAACCTAACTAACGTGTTTGATACTCAAAGAGGATTTCCATATGAAACAGTCGAATTGATTATCGTTGTGGTTATGACTGGATCCATAAATTTGATGACGATTATTGGAAACATCTTTGTTATTATTTCGATCAAAACAAACAGACATTTACAAACTATTAACAACTACTTCATTTTCAGCTTAGCCTGTGCTGATTTGATTCTTGGTGTGTTCACTATGAATGCGTTCACCATTTACACTGCATTTGGATACTGGCCTATGGGACCAGTTTTCTGTGATTTATGGCTTGTTGTAGATTATGTTGTAAATACTGCATCTGGCATTAATCTTCTCCTCATTAGTTTTGACCGGTACTTCTGCATAACAAAGCCCCTCAGCTACCCCATTAGGAGAACCCCTAAGATTGCAGGGATAATGATAGCAACTGCTTGGGTGGTGTCATTTATCTTATGGGCACCTGCCATTGTTTTCTGGCAGATCATCGTCGGGGAGCGAACCATTCCTGAAGGGGAGTGTTATCCACAGCTCTTCTCAAATCCCGCCATCACGTTAGTCATTATTATAGCTGTCTTCTATCTCCCTGTTACAATCATGGTAACGTTGTATGTGCGCATATCTTTCGCGAGCAAGAGTCGAATGAAATGGGCTAAAATAGAATCTAAAGCAAGGAAAGGCTTCGGATCTCCCAGTCTTTGTGAAAACAATGTGGTAAAACCGAGTACAAAAAATGCATCAAGTGTTCCTATTGATTTGTTCCATGCTCAATCACAAAATGTCAAATTAACTGTTGGAATGGCAATCGAAAAATGTGAGCAAGGACGAATGAAGGAGGTCTTCACCGAGACAAACTCCCCCGATTTTGCCCGTCCAAATCCGAAGGAAGTTGTAATCCAAGCCAATGCACCATTCTCCAGTACACAAAACCAGATCTTGCTGGACCCCATAGAACTCGCTTCCATGAAGATACCCAACCGTTCTCAACTTAAAGGCTGCATTGGCACCACAGTTGGAGTAACAATTAATCAACGCAACATTGTAATGGATAGTCAAAAGTTTAGACCAGATGATAAGATTGGTAAAGTGACCAAGATACATACAAATAAGAAGGAGGTAGTAAATCGAGAAAAAACCGTAACTAGAACCATTTTGGCGATTATTCTGGCATTTATCATCACCTGGACTCCATATTTTGTTATGGTGATCATTACTACCTTCTGCCCAACCTGCATCACCCATACAATTTGGAATATTGGAAACTGGATCATTTACATCAATAGTACCATCAATCCAGCTTGCTACGCACTCTGCAATGCCACATTCAAAAGAACGTTCAAGCACCTTCTCTTCTGTCAGTACAAAAGCATTGGCACAATAAGATAA